The Suricata suricatta isolate VVHF042 chromosome 3, meerkat_22Aug2017_6uvM2_HiC, whole genome shotgun sequence genome contains the following window.
GAGTTCCAGGGTgagcggggaggaggaggaggagatggagctgAGGACCCactgtgggggggagggaggagagctggAGGGGAGCAGGTGTGGAGGGGATGACAAATTGAACCTGGGACGTGTTGCATCAGAGACGGCTGTGGCGCACCCGGGTGCAGGTGAGCAGTAGCTAGCGGGGCAGGCAGAGTCCTGTCCCCACGACGCCTCTTCCCGGCGCCCGCCCTGCTGCTGGGTCGTGAGCCCCGCCAGGACAGGAAGAGCCACAGCAGGCGCGGAGTGCACGATTGCCCCACGGCGGGTGGGTGTCATCCGTGGTTAAGAGGCAGGAGCGGAAGCAGCAGCCTGGAGATGCTGTCCGAGGGTGCCcgcgggggagggggacacagagagagccagagagccaggtCGGCAGAGGAGCGTGAGAGCGCCGCAGTGGAGACCCAAGGACAGGTGTGGCAGGAAGGAGCTGTTACCGAGGTCAGAGTCTGCAGAGGGGCTACATCAGGAGACTGGCCCAGGCCTGCTCTCAAAAAAAGGTATAAGCTTCTCCAGAGGCCTCAGGCGCCCGAGcaccgcggggggggggggggggcttgagaGCCTCCAGCCCCCGGTGCTGACAGCCCAGCGTGGGCACATGTGCCAGCCGCTGTctcacattcttctttttttttcatgtttctttactttgagagagaaagtgagggaaaggcagggagggggagagagagagagagaatccctctgactgagctgtcagcacagcgcccgatacggggctcgaactctccaaccacgagatcatgacctgagccaaagttgcccACTTGACTaagccccaggtgccccgctcTCTCGCGTTCTGTGGGGGGCCCTGAGTACCTCCCCAGTGGTGCAGGCAGCGAGGGCCGGGGGCGGTCGGGGAGGATAATCGGCCAGGACTGGGGACGGCTGGGAAGATGCATGGCGGTGCCTACATGGTACCCCAGAGGGACACGACAAAAGGGGAGATTCCAAGTGCCGCTGAGGGGAGGCACACGGGAGAGAAGGGGTGTGCTTCCAGGAGCCTCTGGGTCCCCTGCATGAAGATGTCCGCAGGCCTGTCCCTTCTGCCAGCTGGGGCGCAGGCCAGCTGGCTCGGGGCTCCGCAGGCGGGAGAGGCGGGACCCCCGCGTCCCAGCCCAGCGCCCTGTCCGGTCCCCGCAGCTCCCGGTCCCGGGTCAGCAGGAGAGCCGCCAGAGGCTTGCAGGTGCTTGGAAGAGTGGAAGCCAGGCCAGGGGAAAAGGGcactgggggtggaggaaggggagccagcaggggacagggaagCCCCTAGGGAAGCCACGTAAGGAAGACACGGCAGACGGGCTCTTGAGGGGACACTTGAGGGGACACTGGCGCACCACGGCCGGCCCCGGGGGCCGCCCACAGAAGAGCAGTCAGGAGGCCAGGGCTGCGCCCGCAGCAGACGCTCCCcccagaggaaggaaatggggtCCAGGCTCCGCTGCCGTGAACCCGGCGGACTGTGTGGTGCAAGGGAAAAGCCAGTGGCAGGAGGCCAGACACTTGGCTTCCACCCGAAGTTCCTACAGCGGTCAGATTTGCAGCGAGCGGAAGGGTGGCTGCCGGGGTGCGACACGGGGCAACGAGACTCCGATCTGCAAGAGGAAAATGCTCTAGAGAAAACGCAACCTGAATATGGTTAACGCTCCGAGCTGAACGCTTAGCGGTTCAGGGGTAAATGTTACGGTATTGGCTTTGTACCacgattaaagatttaaaaaaacatcttaaaaacagGAAGCCTTAGGGGAAGGGAGTTATGGGAAAAGGATGGTCGGGTGTGAAGGTGGCTCAGAGAGTCATTTGTGCGGAGGAAGCCTGGGCAGCAGAGAGGGCGAGGGcctccctggggggtggggggggcagccaGAAAGGCCCCTCTCCGGGGtctggtggggagggtggggggagcaaCGTTCTAATGTGTTTGGTTCCCGCAGAGAAGGCCTAGCACACCTGGCTGCggagagggagatggaaggcAGGGGTGGTGAGGAGGGGACAATGCCGGGGGTCTCggcagacagagggaagaggctTGGTTAGCCCGAGGGAGGTGGTGCGGGCGTGTGGACCGAGCCCGAGCGTCAGCCGTGGGACGGGGCGGGGCGGCTGCACAGTCTCTCCATAAATTCAGTCCACGAGAGCTGACACActggggcctggggaaggggtgcGGGGAGCAGCCGCCGCGGGGATCAGAGGGTCAGCGACCAGTGAGGCGCTCGCCGGCGGACAGACAGGGCTGAGGCTGCTGCCCCCCGACACCTGCCCGACGCCGGGGTTGGAGCCCCGCTCCGGCAGTGCCTGCGCAGGGGGGTCATGGGGCGGGTTTCGGGTGGGGAGCCGGCCGCGCAGGAGGGCCCGGCACCCCTCCCTGCTGCCGTCGGGGGACCgcccgctgcccccaccccaggagcccccactgcAGCGTTCTGCTCCGACAAAAACACCACTCATAagctttgtctttttaataaaaaataaactgtctgTGACAAGCAGTTTTCTGAATCCCAAAataaaggagaagggagaggacagaggtcAAGGGGTCACAAGGAGGGTGAACGAGGAGGCTCACATGACCCCTGTTACTCCAGCCAGGCCAGCAGGGATCGCAGGCTCCCCGACCCAAGCAAGAAGGAAGGTGGCCAGACATCCAGAAAGACTTCCGGAAGTAAGCGGCGCTTGGTTGttaagggagggggagggcgtgGCTCCCCGCAGAACCCCGGGAGGGGGAGACAAGGGCGGGGCGTCCCAGGGGAGGTGGCGTCTGCCACCAGCCGTGCTCTGTCTGTTGGTATGTTGGTGTTTGTTACCACAGGGCCCGCCCttcaccccctcaccccctcaccccccgaGGTCCTGGAACAGGCGAGCTGAAGTCTCTGTCCTACAAGCTCTTATTTGGTGCAGGTCTGGGACGGCCTCAGAGAGCCCCTGCAGGCGGGGGGAAGGCCCACAGGGGGTCAGGCCGCCGCGTCCAGCCCTGCTGGGGGCTCCTGGTGGCACAGAGTGGCAGGAAAAGGTGGTCTTTCGgggtcctccccgcccccagcagggGTGCactgccccaggcccccagcctgcaTGGCCTGCTGCGCCGCGCTGCATCCCAGCCCGAGCCCACAGTTTAAGCCACCTCGGGGCCCAGACGGTTGTTGTCCGCGTCCACATCGCTGGCCGAGGTCCTGCGGTCCGTGGGAGGTTGGAGGTGCTGCTTCCTGCTCAGGGGGGCCTTCTCCCCGGGAGGCGGGGTCCCGCAGCCCTGCACCTTGCCCCGGGCTCGGAGCGCCCCCAGTGGCGAGgcgaggaggagcaggagggctCCGCAAAGCAAGAGCGCCAGGAGCACAGTGACGGTGAGGAAGTGGGGCCAGTAGGAGCGCTGGGCAGCCAGGGCGGCCCCGCCGCCGACCCTGGTCAGCGGGGCCTCCACGCGCTCCCGGGGGATGCCCGCCAGCTCGGGGTCCAGGGCCAGCGGCTGGTCCTGGCTGCGCACCCAGTAGGAGACCACGGGGTAGGAGAAGCCGTTCTCGCTGGCCCAGCACTGGTACAGGCCGCCCGCCCCGtcctgcagcagcagcaccagcgAGCCGTTGTAGACCGCCGCGGAGGCCTCGGCGACGGCTGCTCTGGCTCTGCCGTGAGTCCAGAGGTAGGACGCCAGGGccgagaggtgggggcaggggagctcCACGATGGAGTTGGGCACCGCCATAACTTCCTTAACTGGAGGCAAAGGACAAGCAGGTGTttcgggggggtggggagaagagggtaTTTGGACCCTGACCCCCCTCTCCAGCTTCCATTTCAGCTCCCAAATTCgactctgacccctcccctgtccccagtcTGGACCCCAAATGACCTCAGTCCATCTGACTCTAACTCTGGCACCAAATCCAGCCCACGGCCTCAGTCCTGAATCCCAGCTTCGACCCTGTCCTTCCTCCTGAACCCGACCCAAACCTGTCCCAAGTCTGGGCGCTCAGGTCTCCAGCCGGGcaagtgctgggggaggggactgagGCAGAAAGGCCCACCCCTGCCCGGAAGTCCCTGAGGCTCCCCGTACCCCTTGGCTCCACACTCACTGATCTCGGGGCGGCTCTGCGGCTGGCGGCTCCTGCCCATGGGGCCAGTGGCACAGGCGAACTGCGGGTTCCCGTGCTCCATGTCCTGCCTCCAGGACTTCCTGACAAGGCAGGGAAGGCAAACTCATCCCTTGGAACACGCAGAagtgggaagagggggaggaagagagggatgcgccctgggtgggggtgggggggcagggaagcATCTTCCAGACTGCGCCCCAGGAGGGCCAGCCTTGGAGGGGACTTGTCGGTAAGCcctggagagaggaagagtccCACTGGCCGGGTCAGAAGGTCCTGGCGGGCCAGCTTCTCTGCCGTCTGGGACCGGCACTCACGggatgggggtgggcaggaggcggCAGGCCCTGGACTCCGGATCCCAAGCGCAGTGGGGGTCCCGGGCAAGGACGCAGTCCACACAGCTCTCGTAAACACTGCAGTTGGCTCGGGGGACCCGCCAGATGCCCCCTGAGGAGCCTGCAAACACTGCGCCctggaaaagagggaagggacagggtTGCCACGCCCAGTAAGGACCCAGCTCCCAAGCCCACCTCCCCCATCGAGGGGGCCTTGCCACCTGCGCAGGGGCCAGCAGCAGGTTGCGGACAGGTTCTGGTTCAGGGAACACCTGGATCTCCTCGACCAGACGGACAGTGCTGTCCCCACTCCTCACAGCCTTGTGGAGGGACCCCGTGgctgcagggagacagagagcggAGACTGTCACTGTGTCCACGGACCGTCTCGTGCCACCTCTGACTCCGGATGGCCTCCCAGCTGTCAGAGAGAAGGCTCCTTCTGGACGCACATGCCGATCTGTTGGGCCGGTCCCTTCTATGCCGCAGAGAGTGTGGAAATCCTGTTGTAAGTGGCATCCTGTCCCTGCCGCTCTGCCTTCTTCGCCCAGAACCCAGCCCTCCTTCTCCAGGGGCCTGGGGCCGAGGACAGCTGAGTGCTTTCTGGAGAAAACCGCGTCCCCGGCTACCCTCAGCTCCGCTGAGTGTCCCTGCTCCTCGACCACCCTTCTGAAACGGCCACCTCCTTTCCTGGCGTTCCCGATCTGCCCTTGTGCGGAATCGATCTCTGATCTAACAGACCAGCCGCCACCTCGTGAGCTGTGTTCATTGTCTGGGTCAGTGCCTTCCACACGGACCCAGCTCTGGGGGCCTCCTGCGCTCTGCTGGGACCCAGAGCTCGCACAGCTGACGCAGTGGCTGGAAACAAGTCCTAAAAGAATGAAGGAAGCCGCAGGTTTCCTCCACTGAAGTTCAAGGTCACCCTCTCGGCCCTCTGTAGACCTGCCTGGCAATCTTCCACATTCCCCGCTGACTCTCTTTCTTTCCACAACTGCTTTTTGAATCTACCCCCTTTCTCAtccaatccccccccccccccccccccagccccagccccagacGCTTCGTCCCCCAAATGCACAGGGAGCAGAAAGCCCGCACAGAGCTGCCCACCGCCCAGCGAGTcctgctctcccctctcccctggcccccagcccagcccgccGGCCACCCCCCGCTGAGTCCCAGGCTCCCACTCTGCCCCCTCTGCACCGGCACCCGCCAGTGATCCCCGGCCTGCTCCTTTCTTcaccacctgccccccaccccccgcctggaTCTCGACGgcctttccttctttaaaaagaagccCGCTGGTTGGACACCCCCAGGCCCTCCCCGCCCCGCACAGCAGCCCTCCTAAGGAGGGGTCCTGCCCGGGCTGCTCCCAGCGGCCTTCCCCTGCCCGCTCTTCACCCCTCTCCATGGCTCCTCCACGAGAGAAACAGCTTCTGCGAAGGCCCCTGAAGCCCTCTGTCTGTCCCCCCTCCAGCCCGAGAGCTCAGGAGGCACGGGTGGCTCCCCTGTATTTTTAGAGCCTGGCAGGGCACCAGGCAGAGTCGGGATTGAGAAAGCGTTTGTTGAGGGGAAGCACGAGTGAGTGAACGGCAAGGTCTCCCTCCTCAGCCCGACATGCAGCCCCCACGTGCTTGCCACAGGCGGTCCCGGAGCCCTCTACTCACTGGTGCCCAGGTACAGGACCAGGTGGCTGTGCCCGTCGACGCCCTGGACCGTCTCCACTGCGAGTCGCGTGTACTCCACgccagacttcaccagcacaggcGTCCCCACCACCTGCTCATCCATCAGGAAATGGTCCTTCATGAAGGTCAAGGCTTTATCAGAGGAGGGGCCCACGGAGCACTGAAGCGGGGGGGAGGAGGCAGATGATCAGGTCAGCTCTCGCCTTCCCGTGAGCTCCCactgcctcttccctccctccctcccacgctcgagcctgctttggctccctCTCTCCAGGGAGGTGGCTAAACTCTGGAGCTGCGGGCCCCGCATTCCAGCTCTGTACATAGCGCAGTGCGCATCGTAGGCTTGCTGCAGCAGGAGATGCGCGCATACCGGAAAGTAACAAGAACAGAGCGTGACACGGAGGAAGTGCTCGGTGAGTGCTGGCTCttttcacttcctcctcctcctcaccttcaCCCGGGGTGCCTGGCAGCCTGGCAGGAGGGGGGGCGGCTGTTTGCTGCTGCGGGACCAAGGCTCACTCACAGCGGTGGCCCTGGGCGTCCTCAGCACCAGACCCGGCACACAGCTGGTGCCCAATAAGTGTTTGTGGAGTCGGTGACTGCCTGACAGATGTCACAGAAAGGGCTGGGGTAGCAGGGAATGCTTGTTACCGCGGTGTGGCATGAACTTGCTACATGAGTCTAGcaggcccctcctccactctgggCCTCCTTTTTCTCGCCCATAAAGTGAGGGGGCGGTGGACGGGGTGGACCGGCTGTTCTCTGGAGACCCGCCAAGCCCAGTACACTGTGTGTCCTGATCTCACTCAGGATCCTTGTCCTCCACACCCACGAGTCCTGTGTCAGGGCCAGCCCTGACTCCGTCCCCTGACAGCGCGTCCTCAGACAAGTTACCCCACCTCTATGAGCTTCCGCTTCCTTGTCTGCAAGTGAGGTAAGAGCATCTACGTTTCACTCTGATGCCAGAATGAGCACATGCAcctttcctcacttcctcccccGAGAAGGCGGGGGTTAAGGCATAGAGCTACAGGGACCAGGAGGACGGAGTGGGGgcggacggggggggggggggggggggggggggggaggcagccACAGTGTGGAGTCCggaaagcaaatgaacaaacagtcAAAGACTTAGcagggaaaacagaaaggaattttCTTAAACCAGCTCTGGGGTGGCCCAAACTCTCTGACTTACAAGGCAGAATTCCTAAAGGGCACGAGCAAGCGGCCCCAGCCGCTCCAGAAGTGGGGCAAGAAAGACGCGGAGTCAGTACTTGGAGGTCTGACCAGGACCCAGGCTGGTCCCGCGGCTCCCGCAGCTGGGGCACTGGCCCTGGCAGGCCCTGGCCCAGGTCAGGGGGCCCATTCTCTCGCGAGGGTAAAGAAGAgggtctcctccctcctccatgcTGAGGGCGCAGGCACACCATGAAAGCAGGGGTGAAGGCAGGGGGGCTCAGTGCATGACGAGACTCCTCCCCTGGCCCCCTGGCCTGACGCCAGCAGCCAGGCCACCCCCCTCCAAGCAGACTAGAAGAGGACTCTGGAAAACTGACTGGA
Protein-coding sequences here:
- the SEMA4A gene encoding semaphorin-4A isoform X1 — protein: MALLAPGLDPRSLLGPALFWLFLLPLPLTAGGGGQGPLPRVIYHAGDGRRGLSLFHQKGLQDFDTLLLSRDGGTLYVGAREAILALDIQDPGMPKLKNMIPWPATERKKSECTFKKKSNETQCFNFIRVLEALNATHLYACGTFAFSPACTFVELQDSYLMPISEDKVVEGKGQSPFDPAHKHTAVLADGMLYSGTMNNFLGSEPILIRTLGPQPVLKTDNFLRWLQPDASFVAAIPSTHFVYFFFEETASEFEFFEKLHTSRVARVCKNDVGGDKLLQKKWTTFLKAQLLCAQPGQLPFNVIRHAVLLPATASADARVYATFSSQWQVGGTRSSAVCAFSLKDFKRVFEGKYKELNKETSRWTTYGVPEISPRPGSCSVGPSSDKALTFMKDHFLMDEQVVGTPVLVKSGVEYTRLAVETVQGVDGHSHLVLYLGTTTGSLHKAVRSGDSTVRLVEEIQVFPEPEPVRNLLLAPAQGAVFAGSSGGIWRVPRANCSVYESCVDCVLARDPHCAWDPESRACRLLPTPIPKSWRQDMEHGNPQFACATGPMGRSRQPQSRPEIIKEVMAVPNSIVELPCPHLSALASYLWTHGRARAAVAEASAAVYNGSLVLLLQDGAGGLYQCWASENGFSYPVVSYWVRSQDQPLALDPELAGIPRERVEAPLTRVGGGAALAAQRSYWPHFLTVTVLLALLLCGALLLLLASPLGALRARGKVQGCGTPPPGEKAPLSRKQHLQPPTDRRTSASDVDADNNRLGPEVA
- the SEMA4A gene encoding semaphorin-4A isoform X2: MPISEDKVVEGKGQSPFDPAHKHTAVLADGMLYSGTMNNFLGSEPILIRTLGPQPVLKTDNFLRWLQPDASFVAAIPSTHFVYFFFEETASEFEFFEKLHTSRVARVCKNDVGGDKLLQKKWTTFLKAQLLCAQPGQLPFNVIRHAVLLPATASADARVYATFSSQWQVGGTRSSAVCAFSLKDFKRVFEGKYKELNKETSRWTTYGVPEISPRPGSCSVGPSSDKALTFMKDHFLMDEQVVGTPVLVKSGVEYTRLAVETVQGVDGHSHLVLYLGTTTGSLHKAVRSGDSTVRLVEEIQVFPEPEPVRNLLLAPAQGAVFAGSSGGIWRVPRANCSVYESCVDCVLARDPHCAWDPESRACRLLPTPIPKSWRQDMEHGNPQFACATGPMGRSRQPQSRPEIIKEVMAVPNSIVELPCPHLSALASYLWTHGRARAAVAEASAAVYNGSLVLLLQDGAGGLYQCWASENGFSYPVVSYWVRSQDQPLALDPELAGIPRERVEAPLTRVGGGAALAAQRSYWPHFLTVTVLLALLLCGALLLLLASPLGALRARGKVQGCGTPPPGEKAPLSRKQHLQPPTDRRTSASDVDADNNRLGPEVA